The segment TCCAATCCTATCTGAAAACTTTCGATTTCGATGCATACATAGTTTTATTTGAGAGAAAATTAGAAAGCATTTACAGAAAACAATTAAATACTTCGCCAAATCTGAGATCTTTATGACGATCCAATCCTGGCTGACAACTTTCGATTTCGATGCACACATAGTTTTATTTGAGAGTAAATTAGAATCATGCGCTTTGAACTACCAATTTGCAGGCAAAAGTCTGTCGCAAATAAATGCTCTCAATGCAAAAAATTCTGATAAATCTCATTAGCAGTAGACAGAAATTTAATGCTCTGATGAGTAATCAGAGTAATTTTTCTTTCATTAAAGAAGTCAAACTACCAGTGCCTACCGCCACAGGCTAAAACTGTGAAGGGAGCTTTTTTGGTGTTACTTTCAATAAAGGTAGAACCAGACGACGCTGATCCAAGCTAGTTCAAAGAGTATTCAGCCTTCACAAATCATAAAAAACTTAAGAAGCTTCAGTGTACCAGAAACTACTGTAATCAAAACTCAATCAAGGcatgcaaatatatattttttaaatgacaGCTATATATATCACCATTGCCGTTAACAGACAAGAAGTTTGATGTCTATTAAAAAGTTGGAAGGGACATTTTGTCTCTTATTTAAAGCCTGGAAAACCTCAGAAAATGATAAAACCTTACAGACGACCTAGCTGTACCTCTCTGCATTCATTCCCTTAACGTTGCGTAACAAAGAAGTCAGAGAATCTACTACAGTGACGCAGCCAAAATTACTAGAGAGCAGAGTATGGCCTTAATGACGGCAAATTCCGGGCAGATCTTCACATTCTTGCTCACATCGCTGCTCGACGTGGACGACGACGGCGACTCTGATCCTGCTCAAACCAGTAACCTAATAAATGCCGGGAAATCTTAAAATACACAAAGCAGAAAGCACAGAATGGCGTGATATCTTACCAGACGAGGACGGCGATGCAGGGGAAGAAGAATTGGCATTTTCAAAAACCTTAGCGTCCGGCGAAGAAGGCGACAAATTGAGAAGCGCTGTGACAATGAATCGAGAAATTTAAGCAACGAGAAGCAAAAGGCACAAAATGATTTAGGTTAAAGCGAGGAGAAGAAGCGTACCAGGGCAGTCGGAAATGGAAGCGGTGACATTACAGGCGGCAGGCATTTGCAGAGCAAGAGCGGTGTTGATGGAAACACCGAGAGCAGGGGTAGTGCTGTCCTTTATCAAAATACAGAGGCATTTCGGTTCGGTGTCCCGGACGTTCTTCAGATTTGTGCAGCAATCGGCGGAGGGGGTTTTGACAGTTCCTTGTACGAAGGGAAAGCAAAAGGACAGACTCTTGAGCTGGTCACTACACTCCTTCTGGTCCGCCTGCAAGTCCCCTGCACACAATACTCCCATGCATGAGAAAACTATGCAAACCAGGGCTGCTCTGCGCGTATTCTCTCCCATTCTGCTAATGTTGTTGTTTGTCGTAGGTATCCCTTTGCgagattggatggatatttgagGAGGAATGGAATAAGGCGTTGCAGGTGTCGGTTGAATGCGTGTTAGGACATAACTGTGTGTCACCTGTCCTCTTTAATTTCTTTCAATTCATCTCAACGGAACTTTAGACAGCATTTATGAATTCTCGGGTAGAGGTTGGGCGATGTTATTTTCTGACTTTATGTTGTGTAGATTGGGTTTGACAAGCATTTATGCTCTGCCAAAACTTATGCAGTTGATTTAGTCCCTTAAAAATATTAGCTGAGTGAAGGGGATGGGTTGGAGGAgcattaatgaaaaaaaaaaattgtcttttctTAAATATATAAAATCTTTATTCTGGAGTGAAGTGGATGGGTTGGTCccttaaaaatataaaatctttTTTCAAGAGTGGAATGGATGGATTGGAACATATATTTATTTTGAGTTGGATGGTTGGGAAGAGCATTTATatcttatttatcatttctttctatctcttttcttcaaaaattatcatcataaaatatcatctattttaaaaatattatttaaaattaaatctgTAAATATTGATTTTTTATAAAACATATATTTATTTTGAACTAGATGGTTGGGAAGAGCATTTATatcttatttatcatttccttccaTCTTCTTCaaaaattatcatagaaaatatcatctcttttataaatattttttaaaattaaatttataaatattgatTGTTTATTTTACATAAATTTATTTTGAGTTGAATGGTACGAAAGAGCATTTATATCTTATTTACCCTTTCCTTCCATctcttttcttcaaaaattgtcatcacaaaatatcatctcttttagaaatattatttaaaattaaatctataaatatattattttagaatACATGTATTTATTTTGAGTTGGATGGTTGGGAAGAGCATTTATATGTTAT is part of the Cryptomeria japonica chromosome 10, Sugi_1.0, whole genome shotgun sequence genome and harbors:
- the LOC131038545 gene encoding non-specific lipid transfer protein GPI-anchored 14, whose product is MGENTRRAALVCIVFSCMGVLCAGDLQADQKECSDQLKSLSFCFPFVQGTVKTPSADCCTNLKNVRDTEPKCLCILIKDSTTPALGVSINTALALQMPAACNVTASISDCPALLNLSPSSPDAKVFENANSSSPASPSSSGSESPSSSTSSSDVSKNVKICPEFAVIKAILCSLVILAASL